The Longimicrobiales bacterium genome has a window encoding:
- the argF gene encoding ornithine carbamoyltransferase, with translation MKRDFLAISDFETDELYDMLDLAHRLKRGEYRERPLAGRTLGMIFEKSSTRTRVSFEVGTYQLGGHALFLSSRDIQLGRGEPIRDMARVLSRYVDGIMIRTFAQSTLEELASFATIPIINGLTDLLHPCQVMADVMTIQENFGQDLRPRKVAWVGDGNNMANSWLNAAFRFGFELRIACPEGYRPDPATLERAQGAANIIVTADPAEAISGADVVNTDVWTSMGQEEETQAREKAFKGYHVDGRLMSLASEHAIFLHCLPAHRGEEVADEVIEGPQSRVFDEAENRLHAQKAIMVRLMGDTVGRTGGTN, from the coding sequence GTGAAACGCGACTTTCTGGCGATATCGGACTTCGAGACCGATGAGCTGTACGACATGCTGGACCTGGCGCACAGGCTGAAGCGAGGCGAATACCGGGAGCGGCCGCTGGCGGGCAGAACGCTCGGAATGATCTTCGAGAAGAGCTCGACACGCACGCGCGTGTCGTTCGAGGTCGGCACGTACCAGCTCGGCGGCCACGCGCTGTTTCTTTCCTCACGCGACATCCAGCTCGGCCGGGGTGAGCCGATCCGCGACATGGCGCGCGTCCTGTCGCGCTACGTCGATGGCATCATGATCCGCACGTTCGCCCAGTCAACGCTCGAAGAGCTGGCGAGTTTTGCGACCATCCCGATCATCAACGGCCTCACAGACCTCCTGCATCCCTGCCAGGTGATGGCCGATGTCATGACCATCCAGGAGAACTTCGGTCAGGACCTGCGCCCGAGGAAGGTGGCGTGGGTCGGCGATGGCAACAACATGGCCAACTCCTGGTTGAACGCGGCCTTCCGCTTCGGCTTCGAGCTGCGCATCGCCTGTCCCGAGGGTTACCGGCCGGATCCGGCGACGCTCGAGCGCGCGCAGGGAGCTGCCAACATCATCGTGACCGCCGACCCGGCGGAGGCCATCAGTGGGGCGGATGTCGTCAACACAGACGTGTGGACGTCGATGGGGCAGGAAGAGGAGACGCAGGCGCGTGAGAAGGCGTTCAAGGGCTATCACGTCGATGGCAGGCTGATGTCACTCGCATCGGAGCACGCGATATTCCTGCACTGTCTGCCCGCGCACCGCGGCGAGGAAGTGGCCGATGAGGTGATTGAAGGGCCGCAGTCGCGCGTGTTCGACGAGGCGGAGAACCGGCTGCACGCCCAGAAAGCGATCATGGTGCGGCTGATGGGCGACACAGTGGGTCGTACGGGCGGCACGAATTAA